One Vicia villosa cultivar HV-30 ecotype Madison, WI linkage group LG5, Vvil1.0, whole genome shotgun sequence genomic window, ttttttttaaaatgttataaatatttttgtataaacATTTACAAATAAGCTCTCTTAAAAAGTTGCCTTAAAAAGAGAGTAGTCTAACAAATTTATTTTCCACCTGTTTTTTGTATGTACAATACCAATGTTCTTTAATGCAAAATCTCAACTTCTAAGTCcaactaatttattttcaaaatcatcCATTTTAGGGTGGTATTTAGTAAAATTTGGAGTTGGATTATAATTTCCTTTAAAACTTCAGTAGATTATAGATGAGGACAAACTTGTTATTGAACGAAGTTTATATAAATTGCATCAACTTTTAGTATTTTGAACCAAATGTATGCATTAAATTGGCCTCTTCATGAACAAAACTATATAAACTTCATACAACAAAAGGAGCTGTTTATTTTTACATTTAAATGTCAGAAACTATTCCAATAATGGTTTTAACTTTGTAACTGAAAGTTGAAACTAACAGCTAAAAAATCAAGCAACCATATTTCAAAATTTCATGAGATGATAACTATCAGAAATTGTTATTCCATCTAGCTCCcctcacttttgtttttttttcttctgcctcttcaaaatctcttttttttcttttcaaaatgtcAATTCAATAGGAAAATGTCCTTCATATAACAATATCAAAACTAGACGCAGAGAACTACATTTAATTTTATCAATTCAGATAACTCCTTTGTCTTAGTTTATATACAATTCGACAAGCTTCTCCGCAAGAACACCGCTTCTTCTTTTAACAAAATTCtgcaataaaatcaaatattcatattCATAAATGATTTTGGTACATTTTGGTACATTTTGTTGTTTTAATCACTTGTGACACACCATGTTGGTACAATTCATACAATTGATTTGCCTAAATGGTAACATGTGTCTACGTATCAGTATCATGTATAATAGTATCGTGTATAAAAGTGTAGTGTGTACATGTTGCTCCTACTAAATGTAACACCATGTTGGTACATACAAGCAATTAGATTTGCCTAAATTGTAACTCGTATCTACGTGTCAAAATCGTGTATAGTAGTGTGTACATATTGCTCCTACCATTTGTGACACACCATGTTGTTACATACAATCATTTTGATTTGCCTAAATTGTAACCGGGGCCTTTGTGTCGGTATCAGTATCGTGTAGTGTTTGTGCATGTGCTTCACAAATACAACCTAGAATAGTATCAACCACAAAGTCTTTGATCTACACCCAATGCAGATATATCTTGATGGCTAAAGAAAGAAATCAGAAGAGTCGTATGCATAAAACTAGCGGCGATTCATTGAAATTATAACAATATGAACAAAAAATAAATGCATGTCCATACCATTGTTGATTTTTCCTGAACTCAGTAAGCACTGGATATATGTTTTCAAAGGCTGCATAAGTCTCATCTCTCACCTAATAAAATGAAAAATGCATAAATTTGAATGAACCAATATTTTGAGGATGAAAATTATAAAATGAGATTGTGTATTACCTTGGCTCCTGTTAGAACAATTTTTCCAGAGACAAAAATAAGCAAGACTATCTTCGGTTGCTTCATGCGGTAGATTAATCCGGGAAACAACTCCGGTTCATACTACCACCACATATAGCAAGTTTAGCATATATTTTTCTAACTTATAGACATTCATATAAAGACTCGACATCATAGAAATTTAATACAAGTTACAGGACTGCGGCACCACGAGCTATACTTAAGTAACTTTAAAACGACAATTAAAAACGAACGGAGTGGGTAATCAAATAGCTTACACTAGAGAAAGCACCGTGGGAATAAGCAAGACCCTCCAACCGTATCGGGAACTTGACATCACAGGAGCCAACAATATTCTGGATCTTGAAATCCTGAGGCGTAAAGTCAAAGGAATCAACTACTTGATCAAGTATTACTTAGGTACTATGAGACAGCGCCCAAATAGACCATGGTTGATGGAAAAATTTTAGTTAAGATAATCTGAAAGGGTATATGTTTTACCTTAAATTTGGCCGGGAAACCAAGTTTTTGGATGATACGGGCATACTGAAAGCACAAGTAGAAAAGGTAAATTAGAACATGTCAGAAAAATTTCTGAAAAATAAGCAGGCTGAAATCCAATCCAACATGAATGGCTTATTTCTACGGCCAATTGCCATCAATGGAGGATGGTGGGCCATGGGAGAAAGAAAAATTATGACATTAATGCGATGGCAACGCTATGGCAAATATTGGCCATGGCGGTTGGCAAAAACATCCGCTATGGCCATGGCGGTTGGCAAAAACATCCGCTATGGCCGATATTGGACAAAACTGCTCCAGCCTAATTAGTCTCCAGGTTTTCCGAAGCATCAATAACACAAATAGCATGAATAGGATTAACAAATAAAGAACAAAGAACAAACCTTTCTTGCTGCCAACTTAGACTGTTGCTCACTCTTGGCTCCAGTACAAACCTACTCATACCAGTAAACTTAGATAAACATTAAAAATGAGAAACCCTTCACTAGTGCCATGCCAATTGATTTTTGTTTAACAAAAGGAATATTAAGGACATGAGCAAAAACACAGAACTTCACAATCTTTTTTGTTTGACTACAATGttaaaaatacaaacaaaaatcACTTTCATAACAAAGGCGGAAAGTGCAACAAACGAGCATATACCATCTTGCCAGAAGCAAAGATAAGTGCAGTTGTTTTCGGTTCTCTGATTCTCATAATGACAGCAGCAAAACGCTGCAAAGAATTGCATCGCAAGCATCAGTATTGGCAGATTATTGAATTTCTATAACAAAAGAATGGCAACAAGTAATTGATATCAAAAGGAGtgcaagaattttcaaaatatagTATAACAGTATAACCATCAAGTCAACTTTTACCACCAATGCAAAGGAAAAAGGTAGGACACACACCGCACACATTAGCATACATAACAAACATGTGTTTGAATAAAATTCAGTATAAAACTTACCTTCGGATTGTACTCTGCATTACGAGCTTGGAGTGCAATTGCTTTGAGGTCCAACTTACAGTCCAAATTGACTGTTGAAACAATATTTCTGGAGGTACAAACACCTTAGTAATTAGTTTATTCTAAAGTAAATAGGAAAAAAGGGTTATTAGATATGCCACTCTAAAGTGAAGCAAATTAATTACATACTCCAATCTTCAAAGTAAATAATAACTAGCAAAATTGTTAGATATTTCATATTTTAACGTAAAATGAAGTAAACGTCAAAATTGCCTTTCTCAACTTGGTGGCGATTAACAATATGAATTAATCAGCGGAATATTTTCCTCTTGAGAATAATGTCTATAGAAAAACAAACAACTTGAATGCTTATTAATAATTTGGCTTGTAGTTTTTACTAGATTGAGATTCTTCCTAACTTTTATTATTAGGATAACCTACATCTGATTCACTTTTCTCAGAGGCGCTTCTAATAATCTCCTCCAAACAAACTACACACTTAAGATGATAATCTACCATCTTTTACACAATAAGATGTGACCAGAATTTCTCTTTAAAGCATTCTTCCGTAATCTTAACTTGAGCATTACAATGTTTGTCTCATTTTCTAGTAGagataaaattaattattctGCATACGTAATATTTTCTATCACCTTCCATTTTTTCCATGTACACCATGTGGTTTGTCGGGGTTTTATTGGCTACTTATTATAATTAGTTGACTTCTTTACTTTTATTGGCCACTTATTATAAAACTCAGACACAAACAATGATACAATAGCCTCTCCAACAGCTACAACGCTATATGCTACGCAGGGTCATGTTATTGTTTTGTGAAAATTGTATACGAAGGCGTTGGGTGCTTCAAAACTTCCAACCTCTTCCTTCAGTTGCATGCATTCCTTAATTTTGTCAAACATCCAATTCATCCTCCCCTCCAAATCTCTTAAAACCTATACTAATTACCCAAAAAAAATTAGGTGTGCTTTAAGTTCTTTCACTACcctcttttgtttttattttttgttggacCCTCCCAACCCTTAGTTCTAGCTCAACAAGAACAATAGCCCAATAAGTGGGGTCAGCTACATATATCAATATTCACAATATTCTATCACGGACCATGTTTCTAGCTCAACTATCATCCATTATTTGGACATAAATTCCGAATACCATTATCATAAACATCCATTGAGGGACTCACTTCAACAGTTCAATTGGATACTAACAATTTCAATTAAACCAACAAAACCTAAGATTTATTCATACCCATCAAACAATCACTTGTAACTTTTCATTAACTAAACACTAGATTACAAACACATAAATATATTTAGATACTCACTGAAGGGTAGGCACAATCCCAGAAGGATGTTTCTGTAGATCTACCGGCTGGCTCCCTTCCAATCCTTGGTCAGCCATCAACCCtaatatatacatatttataataacaaattaaacccTCAATCAATCAACCcatcaacaaaaaaacaaacaccatgttccaaattagggttttcatctataaaaaaaattgggtAAAAAAACATTcagtaaaattagggttttcatgaaTCCAATTCAAAATTTGGGGATTTTCTTGATGTATAACGATTTAGATCGATGAGTGTTGAAATCGGACCTTTTTTTCTAGAGAGAGAAATTAGGGTTTATATAGGATAAGAGAAATTGAGCGCGAATGATTTGAAAAACGGTTCTTTTATATAGAGAGAGTGATGGAGAAATTGAGATTTGTATTGTGAGGTTTTTATAAGAGAGAGTGTGATTTGGGTTTGTTCAGATTTGCGATGAATTTAGAGAGAGAAAGTAGagcgagaaagagagagaaaagaggGTATTTGTATTGTGATTGTGGAAAGATCTGGAAGTTATAAGAGGCGAGAGTTTGATGGCTGCCGCACTATTTATATGAGGGATCAGAGTTAGGGTAATGATATTCTCACATTGTAGATTTGATTAAGGTCCAATGGGTGTTTGACACGTGTTGTGTCGGTTCAGTGAATTTTCGTGACAGTATATAAAAGATATAATCGTGAgatcaattttaaaatttagttagattttttaatttaaaatatgtttttaataattgttttatGAGTGGATTTAAAGAATCAAATTACTATTATaaatttttctaataaaaatattatttatataaacttATAATGATATACAATAATATTTATTGTTAATAatgtttcaaaattcaaaaagtttaaaattttaaaaactaatcaGGTGAAAAAAAATGTTTGGCACTAATAGACTCCATTGTAAATATTGAAAATACTCATAATCTTTTCGAGTTTTTCtagtaaaattttaaattaattataaatagttattttaaaaaaataataattaaaatataaacaagTGTAATATAGTAAGTTCATTTTTTCGAATAAATATTATAGTTGGTCCTTtaaccaaataaaaaaaatttctacCAAAGAGAGTCTAACGGCTtagagaaaataaagaaaaaaatttaacaagTCTTGCGAACGAGATCTTAGAGATATCATCAATCTATATAATATAAGAAGATTAATGGTTATCATATCAACCATAGCGGTATACGCTGTAAAGTTTCATTGGTCTTTTGCCATATatctaaggtacactagatctgggtataggatctttcacacaagtaacaCCCAAGCaatacccttaaaaataaagcaaacaactCAAACAAAGCCGATATTTAAAATGATCtagactttaaggtaacccctcttttataagtatccccagcagagtcgccagttttgtAACACAGTGGGAGAAATGACTTTTAAAatattgcggatagcaagagtcgccactgacttttattttatccaattgaaaaggcaaaaagaataggaaagacctttgaaagatattgagttcgggggtaggttatacaaagggaaggtgtaagaaccctttgtatccatggttatccatgaaggagtgaaaaacacttagaaaggaagggattgaataagtgtaacttcaaaaacttggaagataaaaacaaataacacaattatttttatcctggttcgttgttaaccaaactactccagtccacccctgacaaggtgatttacctcaactgaggatttaattcactaatccaactgattacaatggttttccacttagataacctctaagtcttctagagtctacatatcacaatttgatcactctaggaatccttttacaatcaatgtaaaaataaagtttacaagagtttgaatgcttctaataaagctgtaatcacaactgtgatatttctcttaagtgttaaacttaacactcactaagatattacaaaatgtgtgaggttgaagatgaagttctttagcttttgaatttgacagtgtttctgtatgttttgcgcaagtgttgtcttCAGCTTTTGgatagaacttctatatatatgcgcttgagaggaaatggtcgttgggatgcatttaatgctttgtgtgaatagtacaacgctgcatttaatgtttcacacttttgtcaactacctcgagccttgcttttgctacttttactgactttgccttttgtagcttctaacgttccttttgttagtcagagatttgacgttacagcctttcatATTGTACTTTCTTCtagactcagatttgtagataacaacttttgaatattagagccatcagctttggtgcagagcatcttctgttttctgactttgaagagcttttagcgtgataccattagaacttcagagcttgtacttctgacttccattcttctgatgctttcgagttcatgttctgattctgcgtgaccatcttctgatgtcttgccagagtaTGCTCTggtgaagccatccagaactttctgagtcagcgcttctgaacgctgatttgtgcatactctttatatatttcctgaaatggaaaatgtaaaggattagagtaccacattgtcttatacaaaattcatacataatgttatcatcaaaacaaagaatattgattagaacatttcttgttctaacaatccatgggctcttaattgtttaactcactttgtttgtttgaattgtttaaaagtgtagtgtgtgtttagaaaagattttgaaaaaagaactttaactttgtaatgatcttcgtacggatgtatacaaagtgtagtctttgaaaatttgttttgaaaaagaggtgaaaaaagcattttgaatttgtttgaattgagcaagcaattaagaactacctaccctaagtttaatgtctttcttgttctttaattcTTTCGttaagggaaagagactatccacaccattTGTTAatgggaagtcctttcattggatgtattcGGGACATCAAGGGTCATCATATAGTCATAGGCTATCCATatcataaagagggtaggaagtcctatgtattggatgagaatagtcataaaggcaacaagtaaggataccttagcattcgaagggactatcatcatttaatcgagatAGGAAATGTACAAGATAAGAAATGTTTTCCTCTATATTGAGATGTCTAAGTGAGACTGAGATCGCCCTAGTTTTCACGGGGTCATGAAAGGGTATGTATAAGTTATATTGACGGGTGAGCCCTTGCTCATAAGTTGCCGAGAACCGGCTATTATTTCCCGAACCTGATGAATGATAATACGGAGTTCTTTAGAAAATGCGACAAATTTCAGAGGCACTCCAACCTTCTTCGCATGCCATCCAAAATTCTCTACTTTGTCACATCTCCCTGGCCTTTTTATCAAGTGGAAAAAGTATATACCGTATCTAAAATCACAGCAAAGAGTCTGACACTTATAGTAGAAGCATATTATTTGCATGTTTGGTTTTCCAAGAAGTATCATCTCAAATAACGATACTCGGTTTGCTAGCTTAACTTTGGTAAAGTTTTGTCACCAGTTGGGAATTCAAATGAGATTCGTTTAAATTACCCACCAACAAACCAATAGGCTGGCCGAATCAACTAACAAAGTAATCCTTTATCAAACAACAAACCCACCTTGAGGATCCCAACCTAAAGTGATATCAAACCAGTATTCTAGAAGACTTTCCATTACTGTATCATGGCAAGCCTTGGGGGAAACTCTTCTAGGTCGGGCGGAGGTCTAGTAATGTAAAAGCACAATTATTAGTCCAAATACataaggtgtatgtacaatgcaTTTGTGACTTCCAGACATGTACTCGATCCAAACCATGGATCATCCTTCACTGTTGGATGACATCCAAAAAGCTAGTAAAAATGATATTTGGACATGCCCGACCTATCAAAATCACAAATAGGAAGTGAATTCCACCAAGAGtcataatcaacaaaaaaaacatgCATTGACTAATCTATCTCACATGCATTTCCTCTAAAAAAATATGAGATATCTTGAATCTAAAGAAGCGTAGAGTGTGTAAACTattattctatttaattaaaagatgCCAAGTGATGATATTCAACTTAGAAAATGCATGAATGTTAGTATTGAATCAGTTTCAAGTCAAAGACTTCTTCAATTCTTCCCGTTAGCATATTTGATAGCAAACATGATTCCATTCAAGTCACCTTGAAAGGAGATGAAAACTCCAATATTAACTAAG contains:
- the LOC131601574 gene encoding TATA-box-binding protein isoform X2, producing MADQGLEGSQPVDLQKHPSGIVPTLQNIVSTVNLDCKLDLKAIALQARNAEYNPKRFAAVIMRIREPKTTALIFASGKMVCTGAKSEQQSKLAARKYARIIQKLGFPAKFKDFKIQNIVGSCDVKFPIRLEGLAYSHGAFSSVRDETYAAFENIYPVLTEFRKNQQ
- the LOC131601574 gene encoding TATA-box-binding protein isoform X1, with protein sequence MADQGLEGSQPVDLQKHPSGIVPTLQNIVSTVNLDCKLDLKAIALQARNAEYNPKRFAAVIMRIREPKTTALIFASGKMVCTGAKSEQQSKLAARKYARIIQKLGFPAKFKDFKIQNIVGSCDVKFPIRLEGLAYSHGAFSSYEPELFPGLIYRMKQPKIVLLIFVSGKIVLTGAKVRDETYAAFENIYPVLTEFRKNQQ